The proteins below come from a single Oerskovia jenensis genomic window:
- a CDS encoding iron-siderophore ABC transporter substrate-binding protein — MTPSTTRRRAAPRRRLLGAVAALTTLAALAACSTGGTDGSTPAPAGGADVAATHLAEADAFPVEIEHTYGSTTIEAEPQRVVTIGWSSQDAVVAFGKVPVGIERFTGPGIEDDILPWLTETFEGATPELLTSNPDVPFEQIAALRPDVIVAVYSGITDTAYERLSEIAPTVAFPGSAWETSWQDQTTMIGAALGQPAKADELVEGVGTTVAETAAAHPELQGKTITYAMNGEGGLIVFCPSDPRIELLTQIGLAPSPGTLTVCGAEDASSVSVSSELIPTLDADAFILIDVDETVYDTLLGNPLFAALPSVVDDRVIRVVGMDYAMATSAPTVLSIPYALDEFVAQLTATLG, encoded by the coding sequence ATGACCCCGAGCACCACCCGCCGTCGCGCCGCTCCCCGGCGCCGTCTCCTGGGCGCCGTCGCGGCGCTCACGACCCTGGCCGCGCTCGCGGCCTGCTCGACGGGAGGGACCGACGGCTCGACGCCGGCCCCCGCGGGCGGAGCCGACGTCGCCGCGACGCACCTCGCCGAGGCCGACGCGTTCCCGGTCGAGATCGAGCACACGTACGGCTCGACGACGATCGAGGCCGAGCCCCAGCGCGTCGTGACGATCGGCTGGAGCAGCCAGGACGCGGTCGTCGCGTTCGGCAAGGTCCCTGTGGGCATCGAGAGGTTCACCGGACCCGGCATCGAGGACGACATCCTGCCGTGGCTCACCGAGACCTTCGAGGGCGCCACGCCCGAGCTGCTCACGAGCAACCCCGACGTCCCGTTCGAGCAGATCGCGGCCCTGCGTCCCGACGTGATCGTCGCGGTCTACTCGGGCATCACCGACACGGCCTACGAGCGTCTCTCCGAGATCGCCCCGACCGTCGCGTTCCCGGGCTCCGCCTGGGAGACGTCGTGGCAGGACCAGACCACGATGATCGGGGCGGCCCTGGGGCAGCCGGCCAAGGCCGACGAGCTCGTCGAGGGTGTCGGGACCACGGTCGCCGAGACGGCCGCGGCCCACCCCGAGCTCCAGGGCAAGACCATCACGTACGCGATGAACGGCGAGGGCGGCCTCATCGTCTTCTGCCCCTCGGACCCGCGCATCGAGCTGCTGACGCAGATCGGGCTCGCGCCGTCCCCCGGCACGCTCACCGTCTGCGGCGCCGAGGACGCGTCGTCGGTCTCGGTCAGCTCGGAGCTCATCCCCACGCTCGACGCCGACGCGTTCATCCTCATCGACGTCGACGAGACGGTCTACGACACCCTCCTGGGCAACCCGCTGTTCGCGGCGCTGCCCTCGGTCGTCGACGACCGCGTGATCCGCGTCGTCGGCATGGACTACGCCATGGCGACGTCCGCACCGACCGTCCTGAGCATCCCCTACGCGCTCGACGAGTTCGTCGCCCAGCTCACGGCCACCCTCGGCTGA
- a CDS encoding helix-turn-helix domain-containing protein: MTIDEHPGSIRIWGAPSFTEEPAVPYRAPEGRMVAAPWSLATNVYEPGHAREWPDEVHYEHELVWGEGGPLDVEAMGRRWLVPPTLGIWLPAGTRHRVRADPDVTLYATYLNPDQVAPRWESVVGVPVSALLRELLLHDATAVMQDASRHSLQALAVEQMLPLPVASIELRMPREADLLHVAERLLATPGDGRSLDAWASDVGMSPRTFMRRFVEETGLSFAQWRILARTGAALVLLAEGRPVREVAREVGYSSPSTFVTVFRRTTGMSPAAYVRLLGAPGR, from the coding sequence ATGACGATCGACGAGCACCCCGGGAGCATCCGCATCTGGGGTGCTCCGTCGTTCACCGAGGAGCCCGCGGTGCCCTACCGGGCGCCCGAGGGCCGGATGGTGGCCGCCCCGTGGAGCCTCGCGACCAACGTGTACGAGCCGGGCCACGCGCGCGAGTGGCCCGACGAGGTCCACTACGAGCACGAGCTCGTCTGGGGCGAGGGCGGCCCGCTCGACGTCGAGGCCATGGGCAGACGGTGGCTGGTCCCGCCGACCCTGGGGATCTGGCTTCCCGCGGGGACCCGGCACAGGGTCCGGGCCGATCCGGACGTGACTCTCTACGCGACCTATCTGAACCCCGACCAGGTCGCGCCACGGTGGGAGAGCGTCGTCGGGGTCCCGGTCAGCGCCCTGCTGCGCGAGCTGCTCCTGCACGACGCGACGGCCGTGATGCAGGATGCCAGCCGGCACAGCCTCCAGGCGCTCGCGGTCGAGCAGATGCTGCCGCTGCCCGTGGCGAGCATCGAGCTGCGCATGCCGCGCGAGGCCGACCTGCTGCACGTCGCCGAGCGGCTGCTCGCGACCCCCGGGGACGGCCGGTCGCTCGACGCCTGGGCCTCCGACGTGGGCATGAGCCCACGCACGTTCATGCGGCGCTTCGTCGAGGAGACGGGGCTGTCGTTCGCGCAGTGGCGCATCCTCGCGCGCACGGGGGCAGCACTCGTGCTGCTCGCCGAGGGCCGCCCGGTCCGCGAGGTCGCCCGCGAGGTCGGCTACTCGAGCCCGAGCACGTTCGTCACGGTCTTCCGTCGCACCACGGGCATGTCGCCTGCCGCGTACGTGCGCCTGCTCGGAGCGCCCGGCCGCTGA
- a CDS encoding VOC family protein, whose amino-acid sequence MDMSALHPNLAVSDARAAIDFYTAAFGAEVDDVITVGDAIIHSDLRLPTASGYSTFTVAQEFPGAGSVAPDPEGPTPVSFTVPVPDTDAAYARAIAAGATSTAEPADWFAGFRQAAVRCPFGHRWYFTTVDDSVTAEDVQRASDAWMSEQPAG is encoded by the coding sequence ATGGACATGTCAGCCCTGCACCCGAACCTCGCCGTCTCCGACGCGCGGGCCGCGATCGACTTCTACACCGCGGCGTTCGGCGCCGAGGTCGACGACGTCATCACGGTCGGCGACGCGATCATCCACTCCGACCTGCGTCTGCCCACGGCGTCCGGGTACTCGACGTTCACGGTCGCCCAGGAGTTCCCGGGCGCGGGGTCGGTGGCTCCGGACCCCGAGGGTCCGACGCCCGTGTCGTTCACGGTGCCCGTCCCGGACACCGACGCCGCGTACGCCCGCGCGATCGCCGCGGGCGCGACGAGCACGGCCGAGCCCGCGGACTGGTTCGCGGGCTTCCGCCAGGCTGCGGTGCGCTGCCCGTTCGGGCACCGGTGGTACTTCACGACGGTCGACGACTCGGTCACGGCCGAGGACGTGCAGCGCGCGAGCGACGCCTGGATGAGCGAGCAGCCGGCCGGCTGA